In the genome of Paenibacillus pabuli, one region contains:
- a CDS encoding GerAB/ArcD/ProY family transporter yields MKPTQPSFLQAMMLMMLSVGLISHVLIIPALLSSAKRDAWISVLLSAGPYLIFTLMLAYVSRFLQHQTLHEWLTSHLGKPLGMLFRVGNSLFFLSVIYFTLHDTTTWAKTNYLTETPVLVTSIALMSLCAYAAYKGIRSLAFTAGLILPLVVLLGFYVAIVNTQYKDYSRLLPVLEHGWHPVLHGTVYSLSGMFELLFIWYLQPHLSKRIRVWQYLMLASIILGLTLGPLIGAIVEFDPFEAAKMRYPAFEEWRIASLGKYIAQTDFFSIYQWLAGSFTRISLAMYIVVEIWNIKSASRRIICCATLGVLFILSMLYPLDDMTFEKLLVQYIFPFNLMYLSGLAVVATAVAYISSRHQRRKHHGAPND; encoded by the coding sequence ATGAAACCAACACAGCCTTCTTTTTTGCAAGCCATGATGTTAATGATGTTATCGGTCGGCCTGATCAGCCACGTCCTGATCATCCCTGCCCTTTTGTCTTCGGCCAAAAGAGATGCATGGATATCCGTTCTGTTGTCTGCAGGGCCTTATCTTATATTCACTCTGATGCTTGCCTATGTCTCACGTTTTCTCCAGCATCAAACCCTGCATGAATGGCTGACTTCCCATCTTGGCAAGCCTCTTGGCATGCTGTTTCGGGTGGGAAACAGCCTCTTTTTTCTGTCCGTGATCTATTTTACTCTGCATGATACCACCACTTGGGCCAAAACCAATTATCTGACGGAGACACCCGTATTGGTTACAAGCATTGCCCTGATGTCTCTCTGCGCCTACGCAGCTTATAAAGGAATACGTTCTCTGGCATTTACAGCAGGATTGATCCTGCCCCTGGTTGTACTGCTGGGCTTCTATGTCGCTATCGTTAATACACAATACAAAGATTACAGTCGTCTGCTGCCTGTGCTTGAACATGGCTGGCATCCCGTACTTCATGGCACGGTCTACAGCCTCTCAGGCATGTTTGAGCTGCTGTTCATCTGGTACTTGCAGCCCCACCTCTCCAAGCGGATACGTGTATGGCAGTATCTGATGCTCGCGTCCATTATTCTTGGACTGACACTCGGCCCACTCATTGGGGCGATCGTGGAATTCGACCCTTTTGAAGCTGCCAAAATGAGATATCCCGCCTTTGAAGAATGGCGAATCGCCTCCTTGGGCAAATATATTGCCCAGACCGATTTCTTTTCCATCTACCAGTGGCTCGCCGGTTCTTTTACCCGGATTAGTCTGGCCATGTATATTGTAGTAGAAATTTGGAATATTAAGAGCGCCTCCAGAAGGATCATATGTTGTGCCACTCTTGGCGTCCTATTTATTCTTTCCATGCTGTATCCTCTGGATGATATGACATTCGAAAAGCTGCTTGTCCAATACATATTCCCGTTCAATCTCATGTATCTGAGCGGACTAGCGGTGGTTGCAACAGCCGTTGCATACATCAGTTCACGCCATCAGAGGAGGAAACATCATGGAGCACCAAACGATTGA
- a CDS encoding LCP family protein: protein MTRKTKRTIWISLAAFVLIVGGAAAFYFGSILNQLNGLQKEGDESPFAGIENVEKVNTPDPPKWEGSETVNILVMGVDARGLEKGEIPRSDSMMVVSLDPLTKKINLFSILRDTYVNIDGYGKERINTAITHGPNVAMKAAGDLLGIPVQYYVYTDFQGFIKLVDAVGGVDFDVEKDMHYTSKADKNEYDIDLKKGYQHLDGNTALMYVRFRHDAMSDYARSERQREFLKAVAAKMQSTTTIAKLPSILEEVNPYIDTNLTLSDMWKLGGLGYQSSMNGSEQIPPMKMLKEERTPGGAEVLTVTNEEKLKQYIQDIIHPPVQEEGTTTGTEDKTASGDDQESKQPAQ from the coding sequence ATGACCAGAAAGACGAAGAGAACCATTTGGATTTCTCTTGCCGCCTTCGTGCTGATTGTTGGAGGCGCTGCGGCATTTTATTTCGGTTCTATTCTCAATCAGTTGAATGGCTTGCAAAAGGAAGGCGACGAATCACCGTTTGCCGGTATCGAAAATGTTGAAAAAGTAAATACACCGGATCCTCCGAAATGGGAAGGGAGCGAAACGGTCAATATTCTTGTTATGGGTGTTGATGCCCGCGGTCTGGAAAAAGGGGAAATTCCTCGTTCTGACAGCATGATGGTCGTTTCACTTGACCCCCTCACCAAAAAAATTAATTTATTTTCCATTCTGCGCGACACATACGTCAATATTGACGGGTATGGCAAGGAACGAATCAATACAGCCATCACACATGGTCCCAACGTGGCAATGAAAGCTGCGGGAGACCTGCTGGGAATCCCTGTCCAGTATTATGTGTATACCGATTTCCAGGGATTCATCAAATTGGTGGATGCTGTTGGCGGTGTGGATTTTGACGTAGAGAAGGATATGCATTATACAAGTAAAGCGGACAAGAACGAATACGATATTGATCTGAAAAAAGGATACCAGCATTTAGATGGAAATACGGCTCTTATGTACGTTCGCTTCCGTCATGATGCCATGTCGGATTATGCCCGCTCCGAGCGGCAGCGTGAATTCCTGAAAGCTGTAGCAGCAAAAATGCAGTCAACGACAACAATTGCCAAACTGCCTTCCATTCTGGAGGAAGTCAATCCTTATATAGATACCAACCTGACCCTCTCTGACATGTGGAAATTGGGCGGACTTGGGTACCAGAGCAGCATGAACGGCAGCGAGCAAATTCCGCCAATGAAAATGCTCAAGGAAGAGCGTACACCAGGCGGAGCTGAGGTTCTGACAGTAACCAATGAAGAAAAACTCAAGCAATACATTCAGGATATCATTCATCCTCCTGTTCAAGAGGAAGGCACTACTACCGGAACCGAAGACAAAACGGCAAGTGGTGACGACCAAGAATCCAAGCAACCCGCACAGTAA
- a CDS encoding ABC transporter ATP-binding protein yields the protein MLAIDVKDLRKSFSVQKSRGGLKGAFQDLFARQYQEVLAVNDISFQIPQGEICGYIGENGAGKSTTIKMLTGILVPTSGQISVGGYVPYQEREKFVQNIGVVFGQRSQLWWDIGVIESFHLLRKVYRVGEVDFRKRLDELVERLQLQDLLNRPVRKLSLGQRMRCELVAALLHNPDIVFLDEPTIGLDIVVKSEIREFLKDMNKEHGTTILLTTHDLQDIEALCSRVIMLDAGNIIYDGGLDHLKSQWGKEREIRFKFGTGHSMNQMLDWTAGLPVRWTVENELSASVWIPLELNVSDVLGRVVGQADITDIQIIETNTDEIVRSIYQSGSAERPEIVGAKNEAVGVS from the coding sequence ATGCTGGCGATTGATGTCAAAGATTTACGCAAGTCGTTTAGCGTCCAGAAAAGTCGAGGAGGACTTAAGGGCGCATTCCAGGACCTGTTTGCACGTCAATACCAGGAGGTATTGGCTGTAAATGATATTTCATTTCAGATTCCGCAGGGCGAAATATGCGGATATATTGGGGAGAACGGTGCTGGTAAATCAACAACGATCAAGATGTTGACCGGCATTTTGGTGCCTACTTCAGGGCAAATATCGGTTGGTGGATATGTTCCTTATCAGGAACGTGAGAAGTTTGTACAGAATATCGGTGTCGTTTTTGGTCAACGCAGCCAACTCTGGTGGGATATTGGTGTCATTGAATCCTTCCATCTGCTGCGCAAAGTGTATCGAGTAGGTGAGGTCGATTTCCGCAAACGCCTGGATGAATTAGTTGAGCGGCTGCAGCTTCAGGATCTGCTGAACCGTCCAGTACGTAAGCTTAGTCTTGGACAGCGTATGCGCTGTGAGCTGGTCGCTGCGCTGCTGCACAATCCAGATATCGTTTTTCTGGATGAACCAACCATTGGTCTGGATATTGTCGTGAAGTCGGAAATCCGTGAATTCCTGAAAGACATGAACAAGGAACACGGAACAACCATTTTGCTGACCACCCATGATCTGCAGGACATTGAAGCGTTATGTTCAAGAGTTATTATGCTCGATGCGGGCAATATCATTTATGATGGCGGGTTGGATCATCTGAAATCCCAGTGGGGCAAGGAACGGGAAATCCGTTTCAAATTTGGCACGGGTCACTCCATGAATCAAATGCTGGACTGGACTGCTGGACTGCCTGTTCGCTGGACGGTGGAAAATGAACTGTCTGCATCGGTATGGATTCCACTTGAGCTCAATGTGTCGGATGTGCTTGGACGGGTTGTTGGACAGGCAGATATTACTGATATTCAGATTATTGAAACTAACACGGATGAGATTGTGCGCAGTATTTATCAATCCGGTTCCGCCGAGCGTCCCGAGATAGTGGGAGCAAAGAACGAAGCGGTGGGTGTATCCTAA
- a CDS encoding ABC transporter permease yields the protein MNSAFFDFMRIRFLTMLAYRVNYYSGILIYTLNIGVYYFTWQAIYGSSGELGGFTAAQMTTYVAVSWMARAFYFNNLDREIAADIRDGSIAIQFIRPINYVMVKMMQGLGEGIFRFLLLMIPGMLIAILLFPVELPTAPSAWIGFLVMLFFSFLINSQINVITGLAAFFVENNEGMMRMKRVVVDLFSGLIIPISLYPGWMSAVMKVLPFQAITYLPGSVFTGRVEGTGIWSVLGIQVFWFVILLIPMMLIWRQARKRLFVQGG from the coding sequence ATGAATAGTGCATTTTTTGATTTTATGCGCATCCGTTTTCTGACGATGCTTGCATACCGGGTGAATTATTATTCCGGCATTTTGATATATACGCTGAATATCGGCGTGTATTACTTTACTTGGCAAGCCATTTACGGCAGCAGTGGTGAACTGGGCGGTTTTACGGCAGCTCAGATGACGACATATGTGGCGGTATCGTGGATGGCGCGTGCATTTTATTTTAACAACCTGGACCGGGAAATAGCCGCGGATATTCGGGATGGCTCCATTGCCATTCAATTCATAAGACCGATTAACTATGTCATGGTCAAAATGATGCAGGGGCTGGGCGAGGGAATATTCCGTTTCCTGCTGCTCATGATTCCGGGCATGCTCATTGCCATTCTGTTGTTCCCGGTTGAACTGCCAACGGCGCCGTCCGCGTGGATTGGCTTTCTGGTCATGCTGTTCTTCAGTTTCCTCATTAACTCCCAGATTAATGTCATTACGGGACTGGCCGCATTTTTTGTAGAAAACAATGAAGGCATGATGCGCATGAAACGGGTTGTGGTTGATCTGTTCTCCGGTCTGATCATTCCAATTAGCCTCTATCCGGGCTGGATGTCCGCAGTGATGAAGGTACTGCCTTTTCAGGCCATTACGTATCTGCCCGGCTCAGTTTTCACCGGAAGAGTGGAAGGCACAGGCATCTGGAGCGTACTCGGCATTCAGGTGTTCTGGTTTGTCATACTGCTCATTCCAATGATGCTGATCTGGCGTCAGGCGCGCAAGCGTCTGTTCGTGCAAGGAGGATAA
- a CDS encoding DMT family transporter: MNNSQTRTYAYVAAVLYAAIIGLSFLFVKMTVSVAHPIDVLAHRFALSLLVVSIPVIFGWIKIKLTIRDLWRIIPLGLLSPVLFFAFQAFGLVSSNSSEAGIIQAMAPVFTLVLASIFLKERTSLLQKLFLLLSVAGVIFIFLMKGSGMSAGNFKGIALLLLSTVCFAGYGVLARPLAQKYKPMELTWVTLMVGFVVFNAASLIRHASSGTMMDYVKPLGDASYLGALAYLAVLSTMISTLLASYALTHLEASKMSVFSNLSTLISIAGGAWILHEPVHGYHFVGALLIIAGVLGTNMSGRKRGLVKPDQA, translated from the coding sequence ATGAACAATAGCCAAACTAGAACTTACGCATATGTAGCAGCTGTTTTATACGCAGCCATTATTGGCTTATCCTTTTTATTTGTCAAAATGACGGTGAGTGTCGCACATCCAATTGATGTACTGGCACACCGTTTTGCCTTGTCGTTACTTGTAGTCAGCATCCCTGTCATTTTTGGATGGATCAAGATCAAGCTAACCATTCGAGATCTGTGGCGTATCATTCCGTTAGGACTGCTCTCTCCTGTTTTGTTCTTTGCCTTTCAGGCATTCGGGTTAGTCTCATCCAACTCATCGGAAGCAGGGATTATCCAGGCGATGGCCCCCGTATTCACACTTGTGTTGGCCTCTATCTTTCTAAAGGAACGCACGTCCCTTTTGCAAAAACTGTTCCTGTTGTTGTCTGTGGCGGGTGTAATCTTTATTTTCTTGATGAAAGGAAGTGGAATGTCGGCAGGCAATTTTAAAGGTATTGCTTTACTGCTGCTCTCCACAGTGTGTTTTGCAGGTTATGGTGTATTGGCAAGACCCTTGGCGCAGAAATATAAACCGATGGAATTGACCTGGGTGACCCTGATGGTTGGATTTGTCGTCTTTAACGCAGCTTCCCTGATTCGTCATGCGTCCAGCGGTACCATGATGGATTATGTGAAGCCACTGGGAGATGCATCTTACCTGGGAGCACTGGCTTATCTGGCCGTCCTCTCCACCATGATCTCCACGCTGCTGGCGAGTTATGCCCTGACTCATCTGGAAGCTTCCAAAATGAGTGTATTCAGTAATTTGTCCACACTTATTTCGATTGCTGGCGGAGCCTGGATATTGCATGAACCCGTTCATGGATACCACTTTGTTGGAGCCCTGCTGATCATCGCAGGTGTACTTGGCACCAATATGAGCGGAAGAAAACGTGGGCTGGTCAAACCAGATCAAGCGTGA
- a CDS encoding PLP-dependent aminotransferase family protein, with the protein MRKYEIIAESLKQWIQDQLRQQNSGQWQDKGIKLPAVRVLAEQYQCSVSTAIRAYEWLEERHLVYAVPQSGYYAVQNGAEVEDGEWQGPLDFASAAPDPRVFPYSDFRHCVDQAMEKRQADLFLYGTERGLPSLIELLQKQFADYQVFARKEQFFITSGVQQALAVLALMPFPNGKRQVMLEMPGYHNMPSLLQGLSVPIAGVRRSLDGLDWDELERQFREGDIKFFYVMPRFQNPIGTSLTAAEKKRLIRLAQRYDVYLVEDDFLADLEENTKQDPLWSYDTEGRVIYLKSYSKILFPGLRIGVAILPASLTATFSKYKKMLDIDTAVLSQAALEVYIRNGMFAHHGKVIRSRYAARMNKLYQQLNAFPDFGPFANAPRTGGEHTVLPLPKDMPLRVLLSRLDKRGVIAGTTERYYPEGSQEIQQDKMLRLNISNVPKQRIEGGLRIIREEIAKLQKASTQAE; encoded by the coding sequence ATGAGAAAATACGAAATTATCGCCGAATCACTTAAGCAATGGATTCAGGACCAATTGCGCCAGCAGAACAGTGGACAATGGCAGGATAAAGGCATCAAACTACCGGCTGTACGTGTTCTGGCTGAGCAGTATCAATGTAGTGTGAGTACAGCCATACGTGCGTATGAGTGGCTGGAAGAGAGACACCTAGTCTACGCGGTGCCTCAGTCCGGGTATTATGCGGTACAGAATGGGGCCGAAGTGGAGGATGGAGAGTGGCAGGGGCCGCTGGATTTTGCCTCCGCAGCTCCTGATCCACGAGTATTTCCTTATTCCGATTTTCGCCATTGTGTGGATCAGGCTATGGAGAAGAGACAGGCGGATTTGTTTTTGTATGGAACCGAGCGAGGCTTGCCTTCCTTGATTGAATTGTTGCAGAAGCAATTCGCCGATTACCAGGTGTTTGCCCGGAAAGAGCAATTCTTTATTACGTCAGGAGTTCAGCAGGCCCTAGCTGTGCTGGCGTTAATGCCTTTTCCGAATGGGAAAAGGCAGGTGATGCTGGAAATGCCAGGTTATCATAATATGCCTTCGCTTCTACAAGGGCTGAGTGTACCGATTGCCGGTGTCAGACGCTCACTGGATGGCCTGGATTGGGATGAGCTCGAACGACAGTTCCGCGAAGGAGATATCAAATTTTTTTATGTCATGCCGCGCTTTCAGAACCCGATTGGCACCTCCCTGACGGCAGCCGAGAAGAAAAGATTAATCCGGCTGGCGCAGCGTTACGACGTCTATCTGGTAGAGGATGATTTCTTGGCTGATCTGGAAGAGAATACGAAGCAGGACCCGTTATGGTCGTATGATACGGAAGGGCGAGTCATTTATCTGAAAAGTTACTCCAAAATCCTGTTTCCTGGGCTGCGGATTGGCGTGGCTATTCTGCCCGCAAGTCTTACTGCAACGTTTAGTAAATACAAAAAAATGCTCGACATTGACACTGCGGTACTGTCTCAGGCAGCACTTGAGGTGTACATTCGTAACGGGATGTTTGCCCACCATGGCAAAGTCATCCGCAGCCGTTATGCTGCCCGAATGAATAAATTGTATCAACAACTTAATGCCTTCCCAGACTTCGGTCCATTTGCGAATGCACCGCGTACAGGAGGAGAGCATACGGTTCTGCCACTGCCTAAGGATATGCCGCTCAGGGTTTTACTGTCCCGTTTGGACAAAAGGGGAGTCATTGCCGGTACCACGGAACGATATTATCCGGAAGGTTCACAAGAGATACAACAGGATAAAATGCTGCGGTTAAACATATCCAATGTTCCGAAGCAACGGATTGAGGGAGGACTACGGATTATCCGTGAGGAAATAGCGAAACTGCAAAAGGCGTCCACACAAGCGGAATAA
- a CDS encoding spore germination protein — protein sequence MEHQTIDTTSHEKLLASFEEQFNPCADVVIQTFPAKDETDMSVIMIYCDGLVDGKQINQFIIPRLEQHSLFIEEAHPKELGLTLNPVNDLKDTENLNLLIFSGQLLLIFGNGDQSCSLDIASIPGRNPEESAIESSIKGPRDGFTEELSVNIGLIRKRIKTSSMCYEKYVKGGRTQTSIGLLYVKDIINPDILKEARQNLDQIEIDGLLGTSIMERAIMGGIRSIFPLTDNTERPDYVVDSLLNGRFAVLIEGSPVAIIAPTTLFNQLKSPEDESTPFFIVTFERILRISGLLIACFFPAFYIGLTSFNVEQIPLPLLATISGTRMGLPMPVTLEAFLMIFMFELFNEAGRRLPRALGQTVSVVGGLIIGDAAIRAGITSPTIIVTVAISVISSYILVNTVLSGATAQVRIGMLVISSILGLFGFMLGLLGLLVHLVSLECYGVSYLSPVSPYIPGDFTQAVSMPPSMKRTKRPAALHTQDSTRRRKRS from the coding sequence ATGGAGCACCAAACGATTGACACCACGTCCCATGAAAAACTGCTTGCCTCTTTCGAAGAGCAGTTCAATCCCTGCGCAGATGTTGTTATTCAGACCTTTCCTGCCAAAGATGAAACCGACATGTCGGTGATTATGATCTACTGCGACGGTTTGGTGGATGGCAAACAAATCAACCAGTTTATTATCCCACGTCTGGAACAGCACTCTCTGTTCATAGAAGAAGCACATCCCAAGGAATTGGGTTTAACCTTGAATCCGGTGAATGATCTCAAAGATACAGAGAATTTAAATCTGTTGATTTTTAGCGGACAATTACTGCTCATTTTCGGAAATGGCGATCAGTCCTGCAGTCTGGATATCGCGAGTATACCGGGAAGAAACCCTGAGGAATCGGCGATCGAATCATCGATTAAAGGGCCTCGGGATGGTTTCACTGAAGAGCTGTCCGTGAATATCGGCCTCATTCGCAAACGAATAAAAACCTCTTCCATGTGTTATGAAAAATATGTTAAAGGCGGTCGTACCCAGACCTCTATTGGTCTGTTGTATGTCAAAGACATCATTAACCCGGATATTCTGAAAGAAGCACGCCAAAATCTCGACCAAATTGAAATCGATGGCCTTCTCGGTACCTCTATTATGGAACGTGCGATTATGGGGGGAATCCGCAGCATATTTCCCCTTACGGATAATACGGAGCGACCGGATTATGTTGTGGACTCCCTTTTAAATGGGCGATTTGCGGTTCTCATTGAAGGTTCACCGGTAGCCATTATCGCTCCCACCACTCTGTTTAATCAGTTGAAATCGCCGGAAGACGAGAGTACGCCTTTTTTCATTGTTACTTTTGAGCGGATTTTACGCATTTCCGGATTACTGATTGCTTGCTTCTTTCCAGCCTTCTATATCGGCCTGACCAGTTTTAATGTGGAGCAAATTCCATTACCTCTGCTTGCAACGATTTCAGGTACCCGAATGGGTCTACCTATGCCAGTCACGCTGGAAGCATTTTTAATGATATTTATGTTCGAGCTATTTAATGAAGCTGGCCGAAGGCTCCCACGTGCCTTGGGACAGACTGTCAGCGTGGTCGGTGGGCTTATTATCGGAGATGCAGCTATTCGAGCAGGAATTACTTCCCCCACGATCATTGTCACGGTCGCGATCTCGGTGATCTCCAGCTATATTCTGGTAAATACCGTGCTCAGTGGGGCTACGGCTCAAGTCCGGATCGGAATGCTAGTCATTTCTTCCATTCTTGGGTTATTCGGTTTCATGCTTGGACTGCTTGGTCTGCTGGTGCACCTCGTATCGTTGGAATGTTATGGCGTCTCATACCTGTCACCCGTCTCTCCTTATATACCTGGCGACTTCACTCAAGCTGTATCCATGCCCCCTTCCATGAAACGGACCAAACGCCCAGCAGCACTCCATACTCAGGATTCCACCCGCCGGAGGAAACGCTCGTGA
- a CDS encoding glutamate-1-semialdehyde 2,1-aminomutase, whose protein sequence is MNPSRSRSELLYEEALQHIVGGVNSPSRSFKAVGGGAPVFMKKAQGAHFWDVDDNRYIDYLAAYGPIVTGHAHPHITQAITEAAANGVLYGTPTELEIKLAKMLKDAIPSMDKVRFVNSGTEAVMTTIRVARAYTKRNKIVKFAGCYHGHSDLVLVAAGSGPSTLGIPDSAGIPTSIAHEVITVPFNDLDSLKAALERWGDDVAAVMVEPIVGNFGMVMPEPGFLEGLCAMTRDNGSLVIYDEVITAFRFHYGSTQTYDGLDNHAEIEPDLTALGKIIGGGLPIGAYGGRKQVMEQVAPLGPAYQAGTMAGNPASISAGIACLEVLQGQGVYEEMERLAIDLTRGLQASADRHGIALTINRIRGAFSTHFCDHPVTNYDQAQDTDGEQFASFFRHMLNRGINLAPSKYEAWFLTTAHTDKDVEETLEAAEASFKAMAQA, encoded by the coding sequence ATGAATCCATCACGTTCCCGTTCCGAGCTGTTATACGAAGAAGCACTTCAACATATTGTAGGAGGTGTGAACAGTCCTTCCCGCTCATTCAAAGCGGTGGGTGGCGGTGCACCTGTATTTATGAAAAAAGCGCAAGGCGCTCACTTCTGGGATGTCGACGACAACCGTTATATCGATTATCTCGCAGCATACGGCCCGATCGTTACAGGACATGCTCATCCTCATATCACCCAGGCGATTACCGAGGCAGCTGCAAATGGCGTCTTGTACGGCACACCGACGGAGCTTGAGATCAAGCTCGCCAAAATGCTGAAAGATGCCATTCCTTCAATGGATAAGGTTCGTTTTGTAAACTCCGGTACAGAAGCAGTCATGACTACCATCCGGGTTGCCCGCGCCTACACCAAACGTAATAAAATCGTGAAATTCGCCGGATGTTACCACGGTCACTCCGATCTGGTCCTTGTGGCAGCAGGCTCAGGGCCTTCCACGCTCGGTATCCCGGATAGTGCAGGCATTCCAACGAGCATTGCGCACGAAGTCATCACAGTACCTTTCAACGATCTGGACAGCCTGAAAGCAGCTCTGGAGCGTTGGGGCGATGATGTCGCAGCAGTCATGGTTGAACCGATTGTTGGCAACTTCGGTATGGTTATGCCGGAACCTGGCTTCCTGGAAGGACTCTGTGCCATGACTCGGGACAACGGCTCGCTCGTCATTTACGACGAGGTCATTACAGCCTTCCGTTTCCACTATGGCTCCACACAGACGTACGACGGACTGGACAATCATGCGGAGATCGAACCGGATTTGACTGCTCTTGGCAAAATTATCGGCGGCGGTCTGCCGATCGGTGCTTACGGCGGCCGTAAACAGGTCATGGAGCAGGTTGCTCCACTCGGCCCGGCTTATCAAGCTGGAACGATGGCTGGTAATCCAGCGTCCATCTCTGCGGGTATTGCATGTCTGGAAGTTCTGCAAGGCCAGGGTGTGTATGAAGAGATGGAACGTCTAGCGATTGACCTGACCAGAGGTTTACAGGCTTCCGCTGACCGTCATGGCATTGCATTAACCATTAACCGGATTCGTGGAGCCTTCTCCACCCACTTCTGTGACCACCCGGTTACGAACTATGATCAAGCCCAGGATACCGATGGGGAACAGTTCGCTTCCTTCTTCCGTCATATGCTGAATCGTGGCATTAATCTGGCTCCTTCCAAATATGAAGCCTGGTTCCTGACCACTGCACATACGGACAAGGATGTTGAGGAAACACTCGAAGCAGCAGAAGCCTCCTTCAAAGCTATGGCTCAGGCGTAA
- the trpS gene encoding tryptophan--tRNA ligase → MNKNKDIILTGDRTTGQLHLGHYVGSLRSRVQLQNEYKTYILLADVQALTTHYDQPGLIADSVHQVTLDYLAVGIDPNKATLFIQSMIPEIAELTVIFSMFITVNTLRHNPTIKNEARDRGYNDLYYGFLGYPVSQAADIAFCKATLVPAGEDQIPHIETARKLVRRFNELYAPVLPEPRILTGERLGGLDGVGKMSKSMGNAISLNAHPDDVHAKLSKAKTDPARIHRSDPGHPDICPVFAYHQLFRKDEAAEIHASCSDGTIGCRDCKKMAGTAINELLSPFRERRNYYEQRGHEVKEILVEGTRQARQAARETMLEVREAMGIRYFD, encoded by the coding sequence TTGAACAAGAACAAAGACATTATTTTAACCGGAGACCGGACAACCGGACAGCTTCATCTCGGCCATTACGTGGGCAGCCTGCGCAGTCGGGTGCAATTGCAGAATGAGTACAAAACGTATATTTTACTGGCTGATGTACAGGCGCTCACAACTCACTATGATCAACCGGGACTGATTGCAGACAGTGTGCATCAAGTGACACTTGATTATCTTGCCGTAGGAATCGATCCCAATAAAGCTACTCTGTTCATCCAGTCGATGATCCCGGAAATTGCCGAGCTGACTGTCATATTCTCCATGTTTATCACGGTGAACACTCTTCGGCATAATCCCACAATTAAAAACGAAGCGCGTGACCGAGGCTATAACGATCTCTATTACGGGTTTCTCGGTTATCCAGTCAGTCAGGCTGCGGATATTGCTTTCTGCAAAGCAACCCTTGTTCCGGCAGGCGAAGACCAGATTCCACATATCGAAACAGCACGGAAACTGGTACGGAGGTTCAATGAATTATATGCGCCCGTTCTGCCTGAACCACGCATCCTGACCGGAGAACGGCTGGGCGGACTGGATGGCGTGGGCAAAATGAGCAAAAGCATGGGCAATGCCATTTCGTTGAATGCTCATCCTGATGATGTGCATGCCAAGCTGTCCAAAGCGAAAACCGATCCTGCCCGCATTCATCGTTCTGACCCGGGGCATCCGGATATTTGTCCGGTATTTGCCTATCACCAGCTGTTTCGAAAGGATGAAGCCGCTGAGATTCATGCAAGCTGCAGTGACGGCACCATTGGATGCAGGGATTGCAAGAAGATGGCAGGCACTGCAATTAACGAACTGCTCTCCCCTTTCCGTGAACGGCGAAATTACTATGAACAACGTGGGCATGAAGTGAAAGAAATCCTGGTGGAAGGCACACGTCAGGCCCGTCAGGCTGCACGTGAGACAATGCTTGAGGTTCGTGAAGCGATGGGGATACGTTATTTCGACTGA